The Streptomyces sp. NL15-2K genome contains a region encoding:
- a CDS encoding TerD family protein, with protein MAVSLSKGGNVSLTKEAPGLTAVTVGLGWDVRTTTGTDFDLDASAIAVNPQGKVYSDAHFVFFNNKQTPDQTIVHTGDNRTGEGAGDDEAINVNLAGLPADVDKIVFPVSIYDAENRSQNFGQVRNAYIRIVNQAGGTEIARYDLSEDAATETAMVFGELYRNGAEWKFRAVGQGYASGLVGIAQDFGVNV; from the coding sequence ATGGCTGTAAGCCTGTCCAAGGGTGGCAACGTCTCGCTCACCAAGGAGGCTCCGGGCCTGACCGCCGTCACCGTGGGCCTCGGCTGGGACGTCCGCACCACCACCGGCACGGACTTCGACCTCGACGCCTCCGCCATCGCGGTCAACCCGCAGGGCAAGGTCTACTCCGACGCCCACTTCGTCTTCTTCAACAACAAGCAGACCCCGGACCAGACCATCGTCCACACCGGCGACAACCGCACGGGCGAGGGCGCGGGCGACGACGAGGCGATCAACGTCAACCTGGCGGGCCTCCCGGCCGACGTCGACAAGATCGTCTTCCCGGTCTCCATCTACGACGCGGAGAACCGCTCGCAGAACTTCGGCCAGGTCCGCAACGCGTACATCCGCATCGTGAACCAGGCCGGCGGCACCGAGATCGCCCGCTACGACCTGTCGGAGGACGCGGCGACGGAGACGGCGATGGTCTTCGGCGAGCTGTACCGCAACGGCGCGGAGTGGAAGTTCCGCGCGGTCGGCCAGGGCTACGCCTCGGGCCTGGTGGGCATCGCTCAGGACTTCGGTGTGAACGTCTGA
- a CDS encoding GNAT family N-acetyltransferase: MTTPPGLHLEEITPRTFDAAVGIRVRPDQEHAASPVMQSLAEAYVRPAGVAWPRLIVDGDRPVGFLMAFFDIDWNTDGTLFRSGLWRLNIAADAQGRGYGRFAVESVAAEIRRRGGKELYVTWHPGPTGPEGFYLGLGFRTTGETSGDQVVGVLDL; encoded by the coding sequence ATGACAACACCGCCCGGCCTCCACTTAGAAGAGATCACCCCGCGCACGTTCGACGCCGCCGTCGGCATCCGCGTCCGCCCCGACCAGGAGCACGCCGCCTCACCGGTGATGCAGTCCCTCGCGGAGGCGTACGTCCGTCCCGCGGGTGTCGCCTGGCCGCGGCTGATCGTCGACGGCGACCGGCCGGTCGGATTCCTCATGGCCTTCTTCGACATCGACTGGAACACGGACGGCACCCTCTTCCGCTCCGGCCTGTGGCGCCTCAACATCGCGGCCGACGCACAGGGCCGCGGCTACGGCCGGTTCGCGGTCGAATCCGTCGCCGCCGAGATCCGCCGCCGGGGCGGCAAGGAGCTGTACGTCACCTGGCACCCCGGCCCGACCGGCCCGGAAGGCTTCTACCTGGGACTCGGCTTCCGTACGACCGGGGAGACGAGCGGGGACCAGGTGGTGGGAGTGCTGGACCTGTAG
- a CDS encoding ROK family protein yields MRHVIALDVGGTGMKAALVGAQGELLHQTRRATGRERGPDAVVETILDFAAELRAHGSRRFDEPAAAAGVAVPGIVDEQHGIAAYSANLGWRDVPLRDLLADRLGGVPVALGHDVRTGGLAEGRIGAGRGADRFLFVPLGTGIAGAIGIGGRVEAGAHGFAGEIGHIVVRPGGTPCPCGQRGCLERYASAAAVSEAWAAACGDPEADAADCAKAVASGDPNAVRVWQDAVDALADGLVTALTLLDPRTLIIGGGLAEAGETLFTPLRDAVRRRVTFQKLPEIVPAALGDTAGCLGAGLLAWDLLTSTDGTEESA; encoded by the coding sequence GTGAGACATGTCATCGCCCTCGATGTGGGCGGCACCGGGATGAAGGCCGCCCTCGTCGGGGCGCAGGGCGAGCTGCTGCACCAGACCCGCCGCGCCACCGGCCGCGAACGCGGACCGGACGCGGTCGTGGAGACGATCCTCGACTTCGCCGCCGAACTGCGCGCACACGGCTCCCGGCGCTTCGACGAGCCCGCGGCCGCCGCCGGTGTCGCCGTCCCCGGCATCGTCGACGAGCAGCACGGCATCGCCGCCTACTCGGCCAACCTCGGCTGGCGTGACGTACCCCTGCGCGACCTGCTCGCGGACCGGCTCGGCGGTGTCCCGGTCGCCCTCGGCCACGACGTGCGCACCGGCGGCCTCGCGGAGGGCCGGATCGGCGCGGGGCGGGGCGCCGACCGCTTCCTGTTCGTGCCGCTGGGCACCGGAATCGCGGGCGCCATCGGCATCGGCGGCCGGGTGGAGGCGGGCGCGCACGGCTTCGCGGGCGAGATCGGACACATCGTCGTACGGCCGGGGGGAACCCCTTGTCCGTGCGGGCAGCGCGGCTGTCTGGAGCGGTACGCGTCGGCGGCGGCGGTGAGCGAGGCGTGGGCGGCGGCCTGCGGGGACCCCGAGGCGGACGCGGCCGACTGCGCGAAGGCCGTCGCGTCCGGCGACCCGAACGCCGTCCGAGTGTGGCAGGACGCCGTCGACGCCCTCGCCGACGGACTGGTCACCGCGCTCACCCTGCTGGACCCGCGCACCCTGATCATCGGTGGCGGGCTCGCCGAGGCGGGGGAAACCTTGTTCACACCGCTACGGGACGCCGTCCGGCGGCGCGTCACCTTCCAGAAGCTGCCGGAAATCGTCCCCGCGGCTCTGGGCGACACGGCGGGATGCCTGGGCGCGGGTCTCCTCGCCTGGGATCTCCTCACATCCACCGACGGCACGGAGGAATCAGCCTGA
- the otsB gene encoding trehalose-phosphatase → MGSHTDSTDATDPLPTPATPAGRDALDAILARPANAVIALDFDGTLAPIVADPEQARAHPDAVPALAALAPKVAAVAVITGRPAGVAVRHGGFAGVPGLEHLVVLGHYGAERWDAVTGTVNAPAPHPGVAAVRAELPGVLDGVGAWQGTWIEEKGRAVAVHTRRAADPQAAFEALRGPLTDLAARHGLIVEPGRLVLELRPPGMDKGVALHEYAREISAESVLYAGDDLGDLPAFAAVDKLRSDGTPGLLVCSGSDEVTELRDRADLVVDGPEGVVRLLRGLAARLG, encoded by the coding sequence ATGGGCAGCCACACGGACTCCACGGACGCAACTGACCCCCTGCCGACGCCCGCGACCCCCGCCGGTCGGGACGCGCTCGACGCCATTCTCGCGCGGCCCGCCAACGCGGTGATCGCGCTCGACTTCGACGGGACCCTCGCGCCGATCGTGGCGGATCCCGAGCAGGCCCGCGCCCACCCGGACGCCGTGCCCGCGCTCGCCGCCCTCGCCCCGAAGGTCGCCGCCGTCGCCGTGATCACCGGCCGTCCGGCCGGCGTGGCGGTACGGCACGGCGGGTTCGCCGGCGTTCCCGGCCTGGAGCACCTCGTCGTCCTCGGTCACTACGGCGCCGAACGCTGGGACGCCGTCACCGGCACCGTCAACGCCCCCGCCCCCCACCCCGGCGTCGCCGCCGTCCGTGCCGAGTTGCCGGGCGTTCTCGACGGGGTCGGTGCGTGGCAGGGCACCTGGATCGAGGAGAAGGGTCGTGCGGTCGCCGTCCACACCCGCCGGGCCGCCGATCCCCAGGCCGCCTTCGAGGCCCTGCGCGGCCCCCTCACCGACCTGGCCGCCCGCCACGGCCTGATCGTCGAGCCCGGCCGCCTGGTCCTCGAACTCCGCCCGCCCGGCATGGACAAGGGTGTCGCCCTGCACGAATACGCCCGCGAGATCTCCGCGGAGTCCGTCCTCTACGCCGGCGACGACCTCGGCGACCTCCCCGCCTTCGCCGCCGTCGACAAACTCCGCTCCGACGGCACCCCGGGACTCCTGGTGTGCAGCGGCAGCGACGAGGTCACAGAGCTGCGGGATCGGGCGGACCTGGTGGTGGACGGTCCGGAGGGGGTCGTACGGCTGCTGCGGGGGCTGGCGGCGCGGCTGGGCTGA
- a CDS encoding flavin reductase family protein codes for MTNDEFRAAMSRLAAGVVLVTAQEPSLDPDDPQAPVGEDVGMTATAFMSVSLDPPLVLVSLREGSRMDDVLAEQPLWAVSVLSESQRHIAGRFAMKGRLSDRLLFQDIPYVRGEATGAPLVGGALAILECHTEQRVQAGDHVLVIGRVLTASLPSADGGPLTYFRGRYRHLG; via the coding sequence GTGACCAACGACGAGTTCCGCGCCGCCATGTCCCGGCTGGCCGCGGGTGTGGTCCTGGTGACCGCGCAGGAGCCCTCGCTCGACCCGGACGACCCCCAGGCGCCGGTCGGCGAGGACGTCGGCATGACGGCGACGGCGTTCATGTCGGTCTCCCTGGACCCGCCCCTGGTACTGGTCAGCCTGCGCGAGGGCTCCCGCATGGACGACGTGCTCGCCGAGCAGCCCCTGTGGGCCGTCTCCGTGCTCTCCGAGAGCCAGCGGCACATCGCCGGCCGCTTCGCCATGAAGGGCCGCCTCAGCGACCGCCTGCTCTTCCAGGACATCCCGTACGTCCGCGGCGAGGCGACCGGCGCTCCCCTGGTGGGCGGCGCCCTGGCCATCCTGGAGTGCCATACGGAGCAGCGGGTGCAGGCCGGCGACCACGTGCTGGTGATCGGCCGGGTCCTGACGGCGTCGCTGCCGAGCGCGGACGGGGGGCCGCTGACGTATTTCCGGGGGCGGTACCGGCATTTGGGGTGA
- the cdgB gene encoding diguanylate cyclase CdgB — MESESEPYVRLASLRQLHQVMADMNTARSLADTLQTVADGVVQALGYELACVNLVRPDGDLVVAAFSGNPAAEALITGRVGSRESWERRLGMGEHWGDLVFIPHTEGWVLDDDDVPQWYTDGPAPRFEDEWHPSDRLFAPMYTPAAPGGGSCGELIGVLSVDRPRNGRRPGAWGREALQMYAFQAAIAISNARLRANMQRALVRLEREQQALRASEESFRQAFEYAPSGMAIAEMGGDQHGRILRTNDALCRLLGRPASAMRRYAFSDLVHPEDIGTLLRTSAEGGRAELRLGRRDGTYVWVSLRNSVVADAADGPRFLLTHVEDIEERKRRELQLAHRASHDSLTGLPNSAELRARLSSRLCQRPTQAGALESVDAAFGHPVHDTGGHGFDFRPGGGETFAAYDHHVHTVAPEGDRDDGAKGLAVLFCDLDGFKSINDRFGHNAGDAVLIEVARRLSGAVRDGDTVARLGGDEFVVLADGLGRADAQDLAVRLRNEIIQPVRVDGRAMRVGASFGIGWAHCGMTADEVLKSADERMYVEKRSRPKQHRRAG; from the coding sequence ATGGAAAGCGAGTCGGAACCCTACGTCCGCCTTGCGTCCCTGCGACAGTTGCACCAGGTCATGGCCGACATGAACACGGCCCGCAGCCTGGCGGACACACTGCAGACGGTCGCCGACGGCGTGGTCCAGGCGTTGGGGTACGAGCTGGCGTGCGTGAACCTCGTACGCCCCGACGGCGATCTCGTCGTCGCCGCCTTCTCCGGCAACCCCGCCGCCGAGGCGCTCATCACCGGCCGAGTCGGCTCGCGCGAGTCCTGGGAGCGCCGCCTGGGCATGGGCGAGCACTGGGGCGACCTGGTCTTCATCCCGCACACCGAGGGCTGGGTCCTCGACGACGACGACGTACCGCAGTGGTACACCGACGGCCCCGCGCCCCGCTTCGAGGACGAGTGGCACCCCTCGGACCGGCTCTTCGCGCCGATGTACACGCCCGCCGCGCCGGGCGGCGGCTCCTGCGGCGAGCTGATCGGCGTGCTCTCCGTGGACCGGCCGCGCAACGGCCGCCGACCGGGCGCCTGGGGACGCGAGGCGCTCCAGATGTACGCCTTCCAGGCCGCCATCGCGATCAGCAACGCGCGTCTACGGGCCAACATGCAGCGCGCACTGGTCAGGCTCGAAAGGGAGCAGCAGGCCCTGCGCGCCAGTGAGGAAAGCTTCAGGCAGGCCTTCGAGTACGCCCCCTCCGGCATGGCCATCGCCGAGATGGGCGGCGACCAGCACGGCCGGATCCTCAGGACCAACGACGCCCTGTGCCGCCTCCTGGGCCGCCCCGCCTCCGCGATGCGCCGCTACGCCTTCTCCGACCTCGTCCACCCCGAGGACATAGGCACGCTCCTGCGGACCTCCGCCGAGGGCGGGCGCGCGGAACTCAGGCTCGGCCGCCGCGACGGCACCTACGTCTGGGTCTCGCTCCGCAACTCCGTCGTCGCCGACGCCGCCGACGGACCCCGCTTCCTGCTCACCCACGTCGAGGACATCGAGGAGCGCAAGCGCCGCGAGCTCCAGCTCGCCCACCGCGCCTCCCACGACTCGCTCACCGGCCTGCCCAACTCCGCCGAGCTGCGCGCCCGCCTCTCCTCGCGGCTGTGCCAGCGCCCCACCCAGGCGGGCGCCCTGGAGTCCGTGGACGCGGCCTTCGGCCATCCCGTCCACGACACGGGCGGCCACGGCTTCGACTTCCGGCCGGGCGGCGGCGAGACGTTCGCCGCCTACGACCACCACGTGCACACCGTCGCTCCCGAGGGTGACCGTGACGACGGTGCCAAGGGGCTCGCGGTCCTCTTCTGCGACCTCGACGGCTTCAAGTCGATCAACGACCGGTTCGGGCACAACGCGGGAGACGCGGTCCTCATCGAGGTCGCCCGGCGGCTGTCCGGAGCCGTCCGGGACGGCGACACCGTGGCCCGGCTCGGCGGCGACGAGTTCGTCGTCCTGGCCGACGGGCTCGGCCGCGCCGACGCCCAGGACCTCGCCGTACGCCTGCGTAACGAGATCATCCAGCCCGTCCGGGTCGACGGACGCGCCATGCGGGTCGGTGCCAGCTTCGGCATCGGCTGGGCGCACTGCGGGATGACGGCGGACGAGGTGTTGAAATCCGCTGACGAGCGGATGTACGTCGAGAAACGATCCCGTCCCAAACAGCACAGACGCGCGGGATGA
- the arfB gene encoding alternative ribosome rescue aminoacyl-tRNA hydrolase ArfB, translated as MDVMSGPYVIRGSVSLPEAELMWRFSRSSGPGGQHVNTSDSQVELRFDLARTEALPEVWKQRALERLAGRLVDGVVTVRASEHRSQWRNRETAAVRLASLLAEATAPPPKPRRPTRIPRGINERRLREKKQRSQTKRGRTGRDWS; from the coding sequence ATGGACGTCATGTCTGGTCCGTACGTGATTCGCGGCTCTGTCTCCCTGCCGGAGGCCGAGCTCATGTGGCGTTTCTCGCGGTCGTCCGGACCCGGTGGTCAGCACGTCAACACCAGCGACTCGCAGGTGGAGCTGCGCTTCGACCTCGCGCGGACCGAGGCGCTGCCCGAGGTGTGGAAGCAGCGGGCCCTGGAGAGGCTGGCCGGGCGGCTCGTCGACGGCGTCGTCACCGTCCGCGCCTCCGAGCACCGCTCCCAGTGGCGCAACCGCGAGACCGCCGCCGTACGCCTGGCCTCCCTCCTCGCCGAGGCGACGGCCCCGCCGCCCAAGCCGCGCAGGCCGACCCGGATCCCACGCGGCATCAACGAACGCCGGCTGCGGGAGAAGAAACAGCGCTCGCAGACCAAGCGGGGGCGGACCGGGCGGGACTGGTCGTAG
- the nagA gene encoding N-acetylglucosamine-6-phosphate deacetylase, producing MATPLGARGTARPATTLPQPATDGTPLVLSGAHVVFPTGTVENGQVIIDGTHITSTAPENAQVTDVTGHWLLPGFVDIHNHGGGGASFTSGTVDDVLKGIHTHRLHGTTTLVASMVTGDMDFLAQRAGLLSELAEQGDIAGIHFEGPFISPCRKGAHAEELLRDPDPAEVRKLIDAARGRAKMVTLATELPGGIDSVRLLAEHGVIAAVGHTDATYEQTVEAIEAGATVATHLFNAMPQLGHRAPGPIAALLEDERVTVELINDGTHLHPAALELAFHRAGADRVAFITDAMDAAGFGDGRYLLGPLEVEVSEGVARLVEGGSIAGSTLTLDRAFKRAVTIDRLPVEDVVTALSANPAKLLGMYDRIGSLEPGKDADLVLLDADFALKGVIRRGEWVVDPQLG from the coding sequence ATGGCAACCCCCCTAGGGGCGCGGGGAACTGCGCGACCAGCCACGACGCTCCCGCAGCCCGCGACGGACGGGACACCCCTGGTGCTCTCCGGTGCCCACGTGGTCTTCCCCACCGGAACCGTCGAGAACGGCCAAGTAATCATCGACGGCACCCACATCACCAGCACAGCCCCAGAAAACGCCCAGGTCACCGACGTAACCGGCCACTGGCTCCTGCCAGGCTTCGTGGACATCCACAACCACGGCGGCGGCGGAGCCTCCTTCACCTCCGGCACGGTCGACGATGTCCTCAAGGGCATCCACACCCACCGCCTGCACGGCACGACGACCCTCGTCGCCTCGATGGTCACCGGCGACATGGACTTCCTCGCCCAGCGGGCCGGGCTGCTCTCCGAGCTGGCCGAGCAGGGCGACATCGCCGGAATCCACTTCGAGGGGCCGTTCATCTCCCCGTGCCGCAAGGGCGCGCACGCCGAGGAACTGCTGCGCGACCCGGACCCGGCCGAGGTCCGCAAGCTGATCGACGCGGCACGCGGCAGGGCCAAGATGGTCACCCTCGCCACCGAACTCCCCGGCGGCATCGACTCCGTACGGCTGCTGGCCGAGCACGGCGTGATCGCGGCGGTCGGGCACACGGACGCGACGTACGAGCAGACGGTGGAGGCCATCGAGGCGGGCGCCACGGTCGCCACCCACCTCTTCAACGCCATGCCGCAGCTCGGCCACCGCGCCCCCGGCCCCATCGCGGCCCTCCTGGAGGACGAACGCGTCACCGTCGAACTGATCAACGACGGCACGCACCTGCACCCGGCCGCGCTGGAACTGGCGTTCCACCGGGCGGGCGCGGACCGGGTGGCGTTCATCACGGACGCGATGGACGCGGCCGGCTTCGGCGACGGCCGCTACCTGCTCGGCCCACTGGAGGTCGAGGTCAGCGAGGGCGTCGCCCGCCTGGTGGAGGGCGGTTCGATCGCCGGCTCCACCCTCACCCTGGACCGCGCTTTCAAGCGGGCGGTGACGATCGACCGGCTGCCGGTGGAGGACGTGGTGACGGCCCTGTCCGCCAACCCGGCCAAGCTGCTCGGCATGTACGACCGCATCGGCTCCCTGGAGCCCGGCAAGGACGCCGACCTGGTCCTGCTGGACGCCGATTTCGCCCTCAAGGGCGTCATACGCCGGGGCGAATGGGTGGTCGATCCCCAACTGGGGTGA
- a CDS encoding carbohydrate-binding protein codes for MTSGNNGASTPEDDDPFGYLYADGQANGAQPPSGGYGYPNSVNRVRAVGQRQYGQQQAPAAATAPYGQAPPQQQGAQGQPNAHYAAPETFPGGAPTTQQQMPGGGGRGRGPNTKGLLIGAIAVVAAVVIGIGVAMMNGDDGDSGGDNQAATTPTTSQSSEPSPSGSKSGGASAADLPKIDAKALRLGTGVSTASEIKGASAAGGVYVTGLNQVGSEVTWSVDGIPKDGVYTLFAGYSVPGKDQEMTLTVNGKVFGSTLNLGNFAKAPEGDFAKGWTQTYAYPSLNKGTNTISISCQNGNQCDVLLDRLWLKAGQVKR; via the coding sequence ATGACGTCCGGCAACAACGGCGCGAGCACGCCCGAGGACGACGACCCGTTCGGCTATCTCTACGCGGACGGGCAGGCCAACGGGGCCCAGCCACCGTCCGGTGGCTACGGCTACCCGAACTCCGTCAACCGGGTGCGGGCGGTCGGCCAGCGTCAGTACGGGCAGCAGCAGGCGCCGGCCGCCGCGACCGCCCCGTACGGCCAGGCCCCGCCGCAGCAGCAGGGCGCCCAGGGCCAGCCGAACGCGCACTACGCCGCGCCCGAGACCTTCCCGGGCGGCGCCCCCACCACCCAGCAGCAGATGCCCGGCGGCGGTGGACGGGGCCGTGGCCCCAACACCAAGGGGCTGCTGATCGGCGCCATCGCGGTGGTCGCCGCGGTCGTCATCGGCATCGGCGTGGCGATGATGAACGGCGACGACGGCGACAGCGGGGGCGACAACCAGGCGGCCACCACGCCGACCACCTCGCAGAGCTCCGAACCGAGCCCGTCGGGCAGCAAGAGCGGCGGGGCGAGCGCGGCGGACCTGCCGAAGATCGACGCGAAGGCGCTGCGGCTCGGGACCGGTGTGTCGACCGCCTCGGAGATCAAGGGCGCCAGCGCTGCGGGCGGCGTCTATGTGACCGGGCTCAACCAGGTCGGGTCCGAGGTCACTTGGTCCGTCGACGGCATCCCGAAGGACGGCGTCTACACCCTGTTCGCGGGCTACAGCGTCCCGGGCAAGGACCAGGAGATGACGCTCACCGTCAACGGCAAGGTGTTCGGCAGCACGCTGAATCTGGGGAACTTCGCCAAGGCCCCGGAGGGCGACTTCGCGAAGGGCTGGACCCAGACCTACGCCTACCCGAGCCTCAACAAGGGCACGAACACGATCTCGATCTCCTGCCAGAACGGCAACCAGTGCGACGTTCTGCTGGACCGGCTGTGGCTGAAGGCCGGGCAGGTCAAGCGATAG
- a CDS encoding 1-phosphofructokinase family hexose kinase yields MILTVTLNTALDITYRVRSLRPHASHRVTEVTERPGGKGVNVARVLAALGHEVTVTGFVGGSTGRVVQEQLTATPGVVDALVPVGGPTRRTIAVVDDQTGDTTQLNEPGPTVTPAEWSAFQEAYEDLVASVSAVALCGSLPPGVPVGAYAGLIRTARSAGVPVLLDTSGEPLRRGVAARPDIVKPNADELSELTGSHEPVRATQDARRRGARAVVASLGAEGLLAATSEGRWRATPPTRVHGNPTGAGDSAVAGLLSGLVERLPWPDRLARAVALSAATVLAPVAGEFDRSAYEELVGRVAVSGEVSAA; encoded by the coding sequence GTGATCCTCACAGTCACGCTGAACACCGCTCTCGACATCACCTATCGCGTACGGTCCCTGCGCCCGCACGCCTCCCACCGGGTGACGGAGGTCACCGAACGGCCGGGCGGCAAGGGCGTGAACGTGGCCCGGGTCCTCGCGGCCCTCGGGCACGAGGTGACGGTCACCGGCTTCGTGGGCGGCTCCACCGGACGTGTCGTACAGGAACAGCTCACCGCCACACCGGGCGTGGTGGACGCGCTGGTCCCGGTCGGCGGTCCCACCCGGCGCACGATCGCCGTCGTGGACGACCAGACCGGCGACACCACCCAGCTCAACGAGCCCGGGCCGACGGTCACGCCCGCCGAGTGGTCCGCCTTCCAGGAGGCGTACGAGGACCTGGTCGCGTCGGTGTCCGCGGTGGCGCTGTGCGGGAGCCTGCCGCCGGGGGTGCCGGTCGGGGCGTATGCCGGACTGATCCGTACCGCGAGGTCGGCTGGTGTCCCCGTACTCCTGGACACCAGCGGGGAGCCACTGCGGCGCGGGGTCGCGGCCCGCCCGGACATCGTCAAACCGAACGCCGACGAACTGTCCGAACTGACCGGCTCCCACGAGCCGGTACGCGCCACACAGGACGCCCGCAGGCGCGGCGCCCGGGCCGTCGTCGCCTCCCTGGGCGCCGAGGGCCTCCTCGCGGCGACCTCGGAGGGCCGCTGGCGCGCCACCCCGCCCACCCGCGTCCACGGCAACCCCACGGGCGCCGGCGACTCGGCGGTCGCGGGCCTGCTGTCGGGCTTGGTGGAACGACTGCCGTGGCCGGACCGGCTGGCCCGCGCGGTGGCACTGTCGGCGGCGACGGTGCTCGCGCCGGTGGCGGGGGAGTTCGACCGTTCGGCGTACGAGGAGTTGGTGGGGCGGGTGGCGGTGTCGGGGGAGGTCAGCGCGGCGTGA
- a CDS encoding extracellular solute-binding protein — protein sequence MAVQRRRRTGTIAAVSALGLTGVLGGCGGGGLSGDAGEVTLKLVAADYGDSAANSSKKYWDALVKDYESQHPGVNVDVSVYSWNDIDRKVKELVDAGQAPDMAQIGSYADYADKDLLYKTDDLVSIAVQADWISQLADAGEVDGVQYGMPFAASTRLLFYNKTLFSEAGLTPPKSWDELEADAAALKAEGVKYPYALPLGPEEAQAETMQWLLSGGGGYTDTLGTYGIDSSENLHTFTWLKNDLVGKGLTGPVAPAELNRADAFSAFAAGDVGMLNGHPSLMKMAESKGVKFGMVPMPGEDGPSKVSMGVTDWMTAFKRNGHAEQTGDFLNFVYDKKNVLDFSREYDLLPVTNSASEAMSAAKEDADLKPFLRELPLSELYPAGETSWAQVSADIKKRIGQAVGPNGSPADVLSRIQTTAFSAQTAG from the coding sequence ATGGCAGTGCAGCGTCGGCGTAGGACAGGGACGATCGCGGCGGTGTCCGCACTGGGCCTGACGGGGGTCCTCGGCGGCTGCGGCGGTGGCGGCCTCAGCGGCGACGCCGGCGAGGTGACACTGAAGCTGGTCGCCGCCGACTACGGCGACAGCGCGGCCAACAGCTCGAAGAAGTACTGGGACGCCCTCGTCAAGGACTACGAGTCGCAGCACCCCGGCGTGAATGTCGACGTCTCCGTCTACTCCTGGAACGACATCGACCGCAAGGTCAAGGAGCTGGTCGACGCCGGCCAGGCACCCGACATGGCGCAGATCGGGTCGTACGCCGACTACGCCGACAAGGATCTGCTCTACAAGACCGACGACCTGGTGTCCATCGCCGTCCAGGCCGACTGGATCTCCCAGCTCGCCGACGCGGGAGAGGTCGACGGAGTCCAGTACGGCATGCCGTTCGCCGCCTCGACGCGGCTGCTCTTCTACAACAAGACGCTCTTCAGCGAGGCGGGCCTCACCCCGCCGAAGAGCTGGGACGAGCTGGAGGCCGACGCCGCGGCGCTGAAGGCGGAGGGCGTGAAGTACCCGTACGCGCTGCCCCTCGGGCCGGAGGAGGCGCAGGCCGAGACCATGCAGTGGCTGCTCAGCGGCGGGGGCGGTTACACCGACACGCTCGGTACGTACGGCATCGACTCCTCGGAGAACCTCCACACCTTCACCTGGCTGAAGAACGACCTGGTCGGCAAGGGACTGACCGGGCCGGTCGCGCCGGCCGAGCTGAACCGTGCCGACGCGTTCTCCGCGTTCGCGGCCGGGGACGTCGGCATGCTCAACGGACATCCCTCGCTGATGAAGATGGCCGAGAGCAAGGGGGTGAAGTTCGGGATGGTGCCGATGCCGGGTGAGGACGGGCCGAGCAAGGTCTCCATGGGCGTCACCGACTGGATGACCGCGTTCAAGCGAAACGGTCATGCCGAGCAGACCGGTGACTTCCTGAACTTCGTGTACGACAAGAAGAACGTGCTCGACTTCTCGCGCGAGTACGACCTGTTGCCGGTGACCAACTCCGCGTCCGAGGCGATGAGCGCGGCGAAGGAGGACGCCGACCTCAAGCCGTTCCTGCGGGAGCTGCCGCTCTCCGAGCTGTATCCCGCGGGCGAGACCTCCTGGGCACAGGTCAGCGCGGACATCAAGAAGCGCATCGGCCAGGCCGTCGGGCCGAACGGCAGCCCGGCCGACGTGCTGAGCCGGATCCAGACGACGGCGTTCTCGGCGCAGACGGCGGGGTAG
- a CDS encoding DUF3263 domain-containing protein gives MEQEERQERQEQEGLGRRERDILALERRGFSGPGAKERAIREELGLAPVRYYQLLNALLDDERALAFDPVTVNRLRRVREARRGER, from the coding sequence ATGGAGCAGGAGGAGCGGCAGGAGCGGCAGGAGCAGGAAGGGCTTGGGCGCAGGGAGCGGGACATCCTCGCGCTGGAACGGCGTGGCTTCAGCGGGCCCGGGGCGAAGGAACGGGCGATACGGGAGGAGCTGGGGTTGGCGCCGGTGCGGTACTACCAACTGCTGAACGCTCTGCTGGACGATGAGCGGGCGTTGGCGTTCGATCCGGTGACGGTGAATCGGTTGCGGAGGGTGCGGGAGGCGCGGCGCGGCGAGCGGTGA